A single Ischnura elegans chromosome 13 unlocalized genomic scaffold, ioIscEleg1.1 SUPER_13_unloc_4, whole genome shotgun sequence DNA region contains:
- the LOC124173133 gene encoding zinc finger protein 2 homolog, whose protein sequence is MPEQTISTSYLLAEGNLRNHSIDECIDPTPLATQIDSKAETSHEEIEKNLIDEDLEKCGDSETYEISSCSILDDRQCNNKDFESLKSSRGGAAMAVVGEKSGCDAPSTSHSLRFMRISRNDRSGCETIVGGNNEVLNCLIENPWNSYSSNEDSYNCFNCRDVFNNKKELMKHMKIHFVARNFDAAAESSIVDVSPGALSSSRHSSSCEPTISTALGGQEGKRLEPMPKENVLIKEISGGKGDEKNIRRLTRSFTLVEKSTSQSLSSKSFSIRNVRDHVGPREEEILYPCSADSKSFTQRRDLAVHKLTHTGGKTYYCSTCSKSFTHRVHFKSHVLTHAVETPFVCKVCRKSFSRKNILYAHVRKHSGERPYSCKVCEKSFSNKSHLVRHVRTHTGEKLFSCNVCEKSFSDKSNLVRHVRTHTGEKTYSCSTCSKSFTHRGHLDIHSRTHTGEKPLICNVCEKSFSSNSQLVRHVRTHTGEKPYSCSICSKCFTQKSILDSHMRTHTGEKPFSCNECEKSFAEKSNLVRHIRLTRGINRILVAFAASVSLRRVISRVTCDNTRERSLLSANCAVRPSLGTVSSPYTLKDTRERSLILVEFAASISQRDVLSKITCVCIRQREALNHDTCVKSLSRKRTS, encoded by the coding sequence ATGCCCGAGCAAACAATatcaacttcatatctgcttgcagaaggaaatctaaggaatcattcaattgatgaatgcattgaCCCCACACCTTTGGCGACACAGATTGATTCTAAGGCTGAAACATCCCatgaagagatagagaaaaatctgatagatgaagacttggaaaaatgtggtgaTTCTGAAACTTATGAGATATCAAGTTGCTCAATTCTTGATGACAGACAATGTAATAACAAAGACTttgaatcacttaaaagcagcagaggtggagctgcaatggctgttgttggggagaaaagtggttgtgatgcaccaagTACCTCACATAGCCTTAGGTTTATGAGAATAAGTAGAAATGACAGAAGTGGCTGTGAGACCATCGTGGGAGGCAACAACGAGGTACTTAATTGCTTGATCGAAAATCCATGGAACAGttacagttcaaacgaagattcatataattgcttcaactgcagagatgtgttcaacaacaaaaaggagctaatgaaacacatgaaaattcattttgttgctcgtaattttgatgccgcagcagaatcatcaatcgtagATGTGTCTCCGGGAGCACTTTCATCAAGCCGACACAGCAGTTCTTGCGAGCCTACCATCTCAACGGCTTTAGGTGGGCAGGAGGGGAAAAGACTAGAGCCTATGCCAAAAGAAAATGTGCTCATCAAGGAAATcagtggaggaaaaggggacGAGAAAAATATAAGACGATTGACGAGAAGTTTCACTCTAGTAGAGAAATCAACTTCACAAAGTTTATCTTCAAAATCATTTAGCATTAGAAATGTGCGCGATCACGTGGGTCCGAGAGAGGAAGAGATACTGTATCCATGCAGTGCCGACAGTAAGTCCTTCACTCAGAGGAGGGACCTCGCCGTACACAAACTTACACACACAGGAGGGAAAACGTATTATTGTAGCACTTGCAGCAAATCTTTCACTCATAGAGTTCATTTCAAGAGTCACGTGCTGACACACGCAGTAGAAACGCCTTTTGTATGTAAGGTGTGCAGAAAGTCCTTCTCTAGGAAAAACATTCTCTACGCGCACGTACGTAAACACTCAGGAGAAAGGCCTTATTCATGCAaagtgtgtgaaaagtctttctcgaataagagccacttagttagGCATGTGCgcacacacacgggagagaaactgttttcatgcaacgtgtgtgaaaagtctttctcggataagagtaacttagttagacatgtacgcacgcacacgggagagaaaacgtattcttgtagcacttgCAGCAAGTCTTTCACTCATAGAGGTCATCTCGACATTCACtcgcgaacacacacgggagagaagcctttaaTATGCaatgtgtgtgaaaagtctttctcgagtaATAGCCAAttagttagacatgtacgcacgcacacgggagagaaaccgtattcttgtagcatttgcagcaagtgtttcactcagaagAGTATTCTCGACAGTCAcatgcgaacacacacgggagagaagcctttttcatgcaatgagtgtgaaaagtctttcgcGGAAAAGAGCaacttagttagacatattcgtctcacacgggggataaaccgtattcttgtagcatttgccgcaAGTGTTTCACTGAGAAGGGTAATCTCAAGAGTCACATGCGACAAcactcgggagagaagccttttatctGCCAACTGTGCAGTAAGGCCTTCGCTAGGAACAGTCAGCTCACCTTACACATTGAAAGAcactcgggagagaagccttatTCTTGTAGAATTTGCTGCAAGCATTTCACAAAGAGATGTTCTCTCGAAGATCACATGCGTTTGCATACGACAGAGAGAGGCCCTAAATCATGAcacgtgtgtgaaaagtctttctcgaaaaAGAACCAGTTAG